From the genome of Chloroflexota bacterium:
CCGACTCGCCCGCCTTGGCCTTGAACGTAAGGCTGATGGCCTCCAGTTCCTTGGCCAACGCCTCCGCCTCTTCTTCCATCCGCTGCTGCCTGCGGAGGGCGGCTTTGCGGATGGCTTCGGCCTGCTTCAAGGCTTCGGGGGTCGCCGGCACGGCCAACTTCTGGGGGAACAGGTAGTTCCGTGCGTAACCGTCGGCCACGCTCTTGACCGTGCCAGCCTTGCCGAGGTTGGGAACATCCTTGAGCAGCAGTACCTGCATGTTCGGGAGCCTCCTTGAACGATAAACGCAGAATGGGCGCCATCCGAGCGACTCGGACAGCGCCCTCATCTTATACGAAGTCGGGCCAAAAATCAAACGGGCGCGGGGTTGGAACCGCGAATAACACGAATCCTCGCGAATGTAGAACAGACCCCAAGGGTCTTGGAAGGGATTGCTCGGGGTTTTGCCCCCGCCGTGACGGGCGCGGGGTTGGAACCGCGAATAACACGAATCCTCGCGAATGGATCAGACTCCGCCTCGTCGCGGGGCATTTTGTTGGGACGGAGCGTGCGGGTATAATGGCTTCAATCGCACCGCATGGGGAGCGGCACGTTGAGCAAGTCCTCTGCGCCCAAAGACCAGGGGCTGATTCTCACCGACGAGAACCTCACGCGCAACATCGTGAAACTCTCCGGCCCTGCCGTGGTGGAGAACCTGCTGTACACCGCCGTTTGGTTCGCCGACACGTTTCTCATTGGCTGGCTGCACCATCCGGCGAGCCTTGCGGCGGTGAGCCTGGGCGGGATGTTCGTGTTCATCGCCGAGTCCATCTTCTCGGCGCTGACGACGAGCACCGTCGCCATGGTTGCGCGGGCCTGGGGGGCGAAGAAGTACGACCTGGCGAAGCGCATCGCGGGGCAGGGCATCGCGCTGGCCATTCTGGCCGCCGCGGCGGTTACCTTCCTCATGTGGCCCAACGCCGAGGCCATCCTACGGCTTATGGGCGTAGAGCCCGAGGTGGTGCGCCTGGGCAGTCTATACATGCGCATTATCCTGCTGTCGTCCTTCTTCGGATTTCCGCTCTCGGTGCTCAACGGCATCATGCGGGCCGCGGGCGACACGAAGACGCCCATGTACGTAACGGCGGCGATGAACGCATGGAACGTGGCCGCCGCCTACGGCCTCATCTTTGGCGCGGGGCCGCTGCCCGCCCTGGGCGTGCGGGGAGCGGCGATAGCCACCGCGTCCGCGCGGGTGGTGGGCGGGGGGCTGGCCATGTGGATCGTGTTTACGGGCCGCCGCCTGGTGCGTGTGGAGCCTGGTCGCGTCCTCCAGTGGAACAGGGCCATCGTCGGGGAGATGCTCCGTCTGGCGCTCCCGTCGGCGGGCGAGAACCTCGTCCTCCGCGCCGGCTCCATCGCCTTCACGCGCATCGTGTCGTCGCTCGGCACCGAATCCATCGCGGCCCACGAAATCGCCGTTACCGTGGAGTCGCTGTCGTTCATGCCTGGGTTCGGCCTGTCCGTCGCCGCCACGACCCTGGTGGGCCAGTCGCTGGGCGCGGGCCGGCTCGACATGGCCGAGAAGAGCATCCGCGCGTCGCTGAGGTACGCGCTCATCGTGATGAACATCATCGCGCTGGTGTTCGCCGTGTTCGGGCGCTCTCTCGCGGCCATTTTCGGGGCCACGCCCGCGGTGGTGGATTTGGCGGGGATGGCCGTGCGCCTGGCCGCGCTGGAGCAGGCGTCCATGGCCGTACAGATGGTGCTGGGCGGGTCGCTGCGCGGCGCGGGCGACACCCGCAGCCCCATGTACGTTACGTTTATCGGCACCATCTGCTTCCGCATCATCACGGTGTACCTGTTCACCATCGTCTTCGGCTGGGGGCTTGCGGGGGTCTGGCTTGGCACGGCGGTGGACTGGGGCGGGCGGGCTGCCCTCATGTACTGGATGTTTCGCCGCGGGCGATGGAAGACTATCCGTGTGCTGGAATCCCAGGGCGGATGAGCCGCTCTGCGGGGTTGTGCTCTGAAAGGAGAAACGTATGGCGACAGCGCTGACCGTTCTCGCATGTGTGCTTATGTTCGTCGGACTCATCGGCGCCATCATCCCCAACTTTCCCGACAGCGTCCTCATCGTCGCGGGCGCGGTGCTCCTTGCGGCGGCCGACGGGCTGACCTGGGCGGATGGGATTCTCCTGGGCGCGGTGGTGGTCATCGCGCTGGTGGCGGAGGGCCTGGTGTACCTGGCGCAGGCTTATGGGGCGCGGCGCGCCGGCGCGTCGTGGAAGGGCGTGGTGGGGGCGCTGGTCGGGGGGCT
Proteins encoded in this window:
- the rplI gene encoding 50S ribosomal protein L9 — translated: MQVLLLKDVPNLGKAGTVKSVADGYARNYLFPQKLAVPATPEALKQAEAIRKAALRRQQRMEEEAEALAKELEAISLTFKAKAGES
- a CDS encoding MATE family efflux transporter, yielding MSKSSAPKDQGLILTDENLTRNIVKLSGPAVVENLLYTAVWFADTFLIGWLHHPASLAAVSLGGMFVFIAESIFSALTTSTVAMVARAWGAKKYDLAKRIAGQGIALAILAAAAVTFLMWPNAEAILRLMGVEPEVVRLGSLYMRIILLSSFFGFPLSVLNGIMRAAGDTKTPMYVTAAMNAWNVAAAYGLIFGAGPLPALGVRGAAIATASARVVGGGLAMWIVFTGRRLVRVEPGRVLQWNRAIVGEMLRLALPSAGENLVLRAGSIAFTRIVSSLGTESIAAHEIAVTVESLSFMPGFGLSVAATTLVGQSLGAGRLDMAEKSIRASLRYALIVMNIIALVFAVFGRSLAAIFGATPAVVDLAGMAVRLAALEQASMAVQMVLGGSLRGAGDTRSPMYVTFIGTICFRIITVYLFTIVFGWGLAGVWLGTAVDWGGRAALMYWMFRRGRWKTIRVLESQGG
- a CDS encoding DUF456 domain-containing protein, giving the protein MATALTVLACVLMFVGLIGAIIPNFPDSVLIVAGAVLLAAADGLTWADGILLGAVVVIALVAEGLVYLAQAYGARRAGASWKGVVGALVGGLVGLFVFPPAGILIGPVVGAVAGELIGGKKGGEAFKAGLGALLGTVGGVALKFAAAITMIGLVAISVFL